A genomic region of Christiangramia sp. OXR-203 contains the following coding sequences:
- the pfkA gene encoding 6-phosphofructokinase, whose product MVEKIRNIAVLTSGGDAPGMNAAIRAVVRACSFHDLECTGIFRGYQGLIEADFEPLDARSVRNIINRGGTFLKSTRSKEFQTKEGRQKAYDNLKANNVDALIVIGGDGTFTGGQLFSKEFGFPVVGIPATIDNDINGTDFTLGYDTALNTVVEAIDKIRDTASSHNRLFLVEVMGRDAGDIALNSGIGAGAEEILIPEENLGVERLLDSLRKSKKTGKTSSIIVVAEGDKSGKNIFELASFIEENLDEYEVRVSVLGHIQRGGSPSCFDRVLASKLGVGAVEALMNGKTEIMVGIHHQKVVNVDLLTAIKGEAKIDKELRRVADITSV is encoded by the coding sequence ATGGTTGAAAAAATTAGAAACATCGCTGTTCTAACTTCCGGAGGAGATGCTCCGGGAATGAATGCTGCTATAAGAGCAGTTGTTCGTGCCTGTTCATTTCATGATCTTGAGTGTACAGGAATATTTCGTGGTTATCAGGGGCTTATCGAAGCAGATTTTGAGCCACTTGATGCACGTTCAGTTAGAAATATAATCAATAGAGGAGGGACTTTTCTAAAGTCTACCCGTTCCAAAGAATTTCAGACTAAAGAAGGTCGTCAAAAAGCATACGATAATCTCAAAGCAAACAATGTAGATGCGCTTATCGTAATTGGTGGAGACGGTACTTTCACCGGTGGACAACTATTCAGTAAAGAATTTGGTTTTCCGGTAGTGGGAATTCCTGCAACCATTGATAATGATATCAATGGAACCGACTTTACTCTGGGTTACGATACTGCTTTGAATACAGTCGTTGAGGCGATCGATAAGATTCGTGATACGGCAAGTTCTCATAACAGGTTGTTCCTGGTAGAAGTGATGGGACGTGACGCTGGTGATATCGCTTTAAATAGTGGTATTGGTGCTGGCGCTGAAGAAATTTTGATACCTGAGGAAAATCTGGGTGTGGAAAGATTACTGGATTCTCTTAGAAAGAGCAAAAAGACTGGTAAAACCTCCAGTATCATCGTGGTTGCAGAAGGAGATAAGAGCGGGAAGAATATTTTCGAACTCGCCTCATTTATAGAAGAGAACCTCGATGAATACGAAGTAAGAGTTTCTGTTTTAGGTCATATACAGCGTGGAGGTTCTCCAAGTTGTTTTGATCGTGTTCTGGCTAGTAAGCTAGGAGTTGGAGCAGTAGAAGCTTTGATGAACGGAAAAACTGAGATCATGGTAGGAATTCACCACCAGAAAGTCGTAAACGTAGATTTACTAACGGCGATTAAAGGTGAAGCAAAAATAGATAAAGAATTACGGAGGGTGGCAGACATCACTTCGGTATAA
- the gap gene encoding type I glyceraldehyde-3-phosphate dehydrogenase, producing MSTKIGINGFGRIGRIAFRIAAQSEKVEVVAINDLLDVDHLAYLLKYDSVHGKYAGSVEVKDGSLIVDGNKIRVTSEKNPADLKWGDAGVDVVMDCTGIFTDLDNAQAHLDAGARKVVISAPSKTAPMFVMGVNHQDVKADQNIVSNASCTTNCLAPLAKVIDDEFGLVEGLMTTVHATTSTQFTVDSPSKKNFRLGRSAMANIIPSSTGAAVAVTKVIPSLKGKLTGMAFRVPTTDVSVVDLTVKTEKSTSYEEIKAAFKKAAEGDYKGVISYTEEEVVSQDYVSDPHTCNFDAGAGIELNDKFFKLIAWYDNEYGYSSKLVDLAAHVASL from the coding sequence ATGAGTACTAAAATTGGAATTAATGGATTTGGTCGTATTGGAAGAATTGCTTTCAGAATTGCGGCGCAAAGCGAAAAAGTAGAAGTTGTAGCTATCAACGATCTTCTTGATGTAGATCATTTGGCATATTTACTGAAGTATGATTCGGTTCACGGAAAATACGCAGGTTCTGTTGAAGTTAAAGACGGAAGTCTTATCGTTGACGGAAACAAAATTAGAGTTACTTCAGAAAAGAACCCGGCAGACCTTAAATGGGGTGATGCAGGAGTTGATGTAGTAATGGATTGTACTGGAATTTTTACAGATCTTGACAACGCACAGGCTCACCTTGATGCTGGTGCTAGAAAGGTTGTAATTTCAGCTCCTTCTAAAACTGCTCCAATGTTCGTAATGGGAGTAAACCACCAGGACGTAAAGGCAGATCAGAATATCGTATCTAATGCTTCCTGTACTACTAACTGTCTTGCACCACTTGCAAAAGTGATCGATGATGAGTTTGGTCTTGTAGAAGGATTAATGACTACTGTTCACGCAACTACATCTACTCAATTTACTGTAGATTCTCCATCTAAGAAAAACTTCAGACTTGGAAGAAGCGCAATGGCGAATATCATCCCAAGTTCAACTGGAGCTGCAGTAGCAGTAACGAAAGTAATTCCTTCTCTTAAAGGAAAACTTACTGGTATGGCATTTAGAGTTCCAACTACAGATGTTTCTGTAGTGGATCTTACTGTTAAGACTGAAAAGTCTACTAGTTACGAGGAGATCAAGGCTGCTTTCAAAAAGGCTGCTGAAGGAGATTACAAAGGTGTAATTTCTTATACTGAAGAAGAAGTAGTAAGCCAGGATTACGTTTCAGATCCACATACCTGTAATTTTGATGCTGGTGCTGGTATCGAACTTAATGACAAGTTCTTCAAGCTAATCGCATGGTACGATAACGAGTATGGATATTCTTCTAAGCTTGTAGATCTTGCAGCTCACGTAGCTTCACTATAA
- a CDS encoding BadF/BadG/BcrA/BcrD ATPase family protein, with protein MILIADGGSTKCDWILLNNEGEQIFKTRSKGLNPAVFKEAVLEERLAENPELAEVRDTIEKVHFYGAGCGTPTPTELLRSIIANYFTNADEVEVMEDTVAAVYAATTEPGIVCILGTGSNSCYFDGENITQAVASLGYILMDEASGNYFGKRLIRDYYYKRMPPEIAEKFEQKFDLNSDTIKMNLYRKDNPNTYLAHFAEFIFTNERNGYFYKLLHEGLSDFVHSRVMSYPQVTSVPVHFIGSIAYFSQDIIKAVLQPYGIEVGNIVRRPIDALIEYYRQNVIGK; from the coding sequence ATGATATTGATTGCCGATGGCGGGTCCACAAAATGTGACTGGATCTTACTGAACAATGAGGGTGAGCAGATTTTTAAAACCAGAAGTAAAGGTTTAAATCCTGCTGTTTTTAAGGAAGCTGTTCTTGAAGAACGTCTTGCCGAGAATCCTGAACTTGCTGAAGTAAGAGATACGATCGAAAAAGTACATTTTTATGGTGCCGGTTGCGGTACACCTACACCTACTGAACTTCTTAGAAGCATCATCGCGAACTATTTCACGAATGCAGACGAGGTAGAGGTGATGGAAGACACCGTAGCAGCTGTCTATGCTGCGACTACCGAACCTGGGATCGTATGTATTCTTGGTACTGGATCTAATAGCTGTTATTTTGATGGTGAAAACATTACTCAGGCAGTTGCTTCTCTCGGCTATATTCTAATGGATGAGGCCAGTGGTAATTACTTCGGAAAAAGACTGATTCGTGATTATTACTATAAACGAATGCCTCCTGAAATTGCTGAAAAATTTGAGCAAAAGTTCGACCTCAATTCAGATACCATTAAGATGAACCTTTATCGCAAGGATAATCCTAATACGTATCTCGCACATTTCGCAGAATTTATTTTCACGAATGAGCGTAATGGATACTTCTATAAGTTATTACATGAAGGTCTTTCAGATTTTGTTCACTCGAGAGTGATGAGCTATCCACAGGTGACATCTGTTCCTGTACATTTTATAGGTTCTATTGCATATTTTAGTCAGGATATTATAAAGGCAGTTTTACAACCTTACGGGATTGAAGTTGGTAATATCGTGAGAAGACCAATTGATGCATTAATTGAATACTACCGTCAAAATGTGATCGGTAAATAG
- a CDS encoding YifB family Mg chelatase-like AAA ATPase → MLVKVYGSAVFGVDATTITIEVNVASGIGYHLVGLPDNAVKESSYRITAALQNNGYKLPGKKIIVNMAPADLRKEGSAYDLSFAMGILAASEQIKAINISEYIIMGELSLDGSLQPIKGALPIAIQAKKEGFKGFILPEQNAREAAIVSGLDVFGVSNIKEVIDFFHLGKQLEPTIINTRETFFQDLDNLEHDFADVKGQESIKRCMEIAAAGGHNIILIGPPGAGKTMLAKRLPSILPPMTLQEALETTKIHSVAGRIKDNVGLLAQRPFRSPHHTISDVALVGGGGYPQPGEISLSHNGVLFLDELPEFKRSVLEVMRQPLEDREVTISRARFTVTYPSSFMLVASMNPSPGGYFNDPDAPVSSSAYEMQRYLGKISGPLLDRIDIHIEVTPVPFDKLSEERKGESSKSIRERVSKARSIQSERFLDLENVHYNAQIGPRQIREHCQLDDASKTLLKTAMEKLNLSARAYDRILKVSRTIADLAGSSQIQGEHISEAIQYRSLDREGWLG, encoded by the coding sequence ATGCTTGTAAAAGTTTATGGAAGTGCTGTTTTTGGTGTGGATGCCACCACGATCACTATAGAAGTTAATGTAGCTTCAGGTATTGGATACCATCTTGTAGGCTTACCAGATAATGCAGTCAAGGAATCCAGTTACCGGATAACCGCCGCCCTGCAGAATAACGGTTATAAATTACCAGGGAAAAAGATCATCGTAAACATGGCACCGGCCGATCTAAGGAAAGAAGGCTCAGCTTATGATCTTAGTTTCGCCATGGGCATTCTGGCCGCATCTGAACAAATAAAAGCGATCAATATTTCAGAATATATAATAATGGGCGAATTGTCCCTTGATGGCAGCCTCCAACCTATTAAGGGAGCACTTCCAATCGCAATTCAGGCTAAGAAAGAAGGTTTTAAAGGTTTTATTCTGCCTGAACAAAACGCCAGAGAAGCAGCGATCGTGTCAGGTCTGGATGTGTTTGGAGTAAGTAACATCAAGGAAGTGATCGATTTTTTTCACTTAGGTAAGCAGCTGGAACCTACCATCATTAATACTAGAGAAACATTTTTCCAGGATCTCGACAATCTTGAACATGACTTCGCCGATGTGAAAGGCCAGGAATCTATAAAGAGGTGTATGGAGATCGCCGCTGCGGGAGGCCATAATATCATTCTTATTGGACCGCCAGGTGCTGGAAAAACAATGCTCGCTAAAAGATTACCCAGCATTCTACCACCAATGACTCTGCAGGAAGCACTGGAAACTACTAAAATCCATAGTGTGGCGGGACGAATCAAAGATAATGTTGGTCTGCTGGCTCAACGTCCATTTAGGAGTCCGCATCACACTATCTCTGATGTCGCTCTTGTTGGCGGTGGTGGATACCCACAACCCGGAGAGATCTCGCTATCTCATAACGGCGTGCTATTTCTGGATGAGCTTCCCGAATTTAAAAGAAGTGTATTGGAGGTTATGCGGCAACCTCTGGAAGACCGCGAGGTTACCATCTCCAGAGCTCGATTTACCGTTACCTATCCTTCCAGTTTTATGCTTGTCGCCAGTATGAACCCAAGCCCAGGTGGATATTTTAATGATCCCGATGCGCCTGTATCTTCATCTGCCTATGAAATGCAACGATACCTGGGGAAGATCAGCGGACCGCTACTCGATAGAATCGATATTCATATTGAAGTAACTCCAGTTCCATTTGATAAACTTAGCGAAGAACGCAAAGGCGAATCCAGTAAATCTATTCGTGAGAGAGTAAGTAAGGCCAGAAGCATTCAATCTGAAAGATTCCTGGATCTGGAAAATGTGCATTATAACGCACAGATTGGTCCAAGGCAAATAAGAGAGCATTGCCAGTTGGATGATGCTTCGAAGACGTTGCTGAAAACGGCAATGGAAAAATTAAACCTTTCTGCACGGGCTTACGATCGTATTTTAAAAGTTTCCAGAACAATTGCAGATCTTGCTGGTAGTTCTCAAATACAGGGAGAACATATAAGTGAAGCAATACAATATAGAAGTCTGGATCGTGAAGGATGGCTGGGTTAA
- a CDS encoding DUF2891 domain-containing protein, with protein MKQLLLASVCLLILSCKGNSEDPGKDPGDTDTLITENILPDALKTTDKVTLNITEANNLAELPLACLNTEYPNKLGQTLENKNAMDEPHVLHPAFYGCFDWHSSVHAHWSLVSLLKQFPELKKNEEIREKLKTSLSSENIKGEVAYFNRKESTTYERTYGWAWLLKLSQELKSWEDPLGQELAANLQPLTDLITTRFIEFLPKLNYPVRVGEHTNTAFGLTFAYDYAEATENKELMEVVKKSAQSFFLNDDNCPVSWEPGGYDFISPCLAEVDIMRRVLPKSAFNLWIEDFMPQLKNEDFEMEVGEVSDRSDGKLVHLDGLNFSRAWIFSGLANQYPEKFGHLRALANEHVAYSFPNVSGDGYEGGHWLGTFAIYALQESGKQPVK; from the coding sequence ATGAAACAACTCCTTTTAGCCTCCGTATGTTTGCTTATTTTATCCTGTAAAGGAAATTCAGAAGATCCCGGGAAAGATCCGGGAGATACTGACACTTTGATAACGGAGAATATCCTGCCAGATGCACTCAAAACTACCGATAAAGTAACATTGAATATTACTGAAGCTAACAACCTAGCAGAATTACCATTGGCTTGTTTAAATACGGAATACCCTAATAAATTGGGACAAACTCTGGAAAATAAGAATGCGATGGATGAACCTCATGTCTTGCACCCGGCTTTTTACGGATGTTTTGACTGGCATTCGTCTGTTCACGCCCATTGGTCACTGGTAAGTTTGCTGAAGCAGTTTCCGGAGCTTAAGAAGAATGAGGAGATTCGTGAGAAGTTGAAAACCTCTCTCTCTTCAGAAAATATTAAAGGAGAGGTTGCTTACTTCAACCGTAAAGAAAGCACTACATACGAACGTACTTATGGCTGGGCATGGTTGCTGAAATTATCACAGGAGCTAAAGTCCTGGGAAGATCCTCTTGGGCAGGAACTTGCTGCAAACCTTCAACCACTTACAGATCTAATAACTACGCGATTCATTGAATTTCTTCCGAAGTTAAATTACCCGGTAAGAGTAGGAGAGCATACCAATACTGCATTCGGACTTACATTTGCTTATGATTATGCAGAAGCAACCGAAAACAAGGAATTAATGGAAGTAGTTAAGAAAAGTGCACAGAGTTTCTTCCTGAATGACGACAACTGCCCGGTAAGCTGGGAGCCAGGAGGGTATGACTTTATATCGCCCTGCCTGGCAGAAGTAGATATTATGAGAAGAGTTCTTCCTAAAAGTGCTTTTAACCTTTGGATAGAAGATTTCATGCCGCAATTGAAAAACGAAGATTTTGAAATGGAAGTTGGTGAAGTTTCAGATAGATCTGATGGTAAACTGGTTCATCTGGATGGACTGAACTTTAGCAGAGCCTGGATCTTCTCTGGTCTTGCCAATCAATACCCCGAAAAATTCGGTCATTTAAGAGCTTTAGCGAATGAGCATGTGGCCTATTCGTTTCCAAACGTTTCCGGTGACGGTTATGAAGGTGGACACTGGCTCGGAACTTTTGCAATTTATGCTTTGCAGGAATCTGGAAAGCAACCCGTAAAATGA
- a CDS encoding Nramp family divalent metal transporter, whose translation MKNFFRNLGPGILVSAAFIGPGTVTVCSLAGVAYGYSLLWALLVSLIACIVLQEMSARLGLVTGKGLSDSIRQSITSPVFRIVALILIFSAIVIGNAAYEAGNISGAVMGVQSILPIEEISISGNVINLWSFIIGGSAFLLLYLGSYKKLEKVFIGLVVLMSLAFIITAFLTQPSWAGILQGFVPTSISDEILTIIALVGTTVVPYNLFLHASLVGEKWTGVKHLKTVQRELVFSIILGGLVSMAILICAASSGLSSIDDVAGLAVGLEPLFGSMATTFLAIGLLAAGITSSITAPLAAAYVVKGCLGWKAGMADWRFKAVWMSIIILGVFFSSLGIKPVEIIQFAQVANGIVLPVIAIFLLWIVNQESILGKFRNSAFQNIIGILVIALAIFLGAKSIYTVIQNL comes from the coding sequence ATGAAAAACTTCTTCAGAAATCTAGGTCCTGGAATCCTTGTTTCTGCTGCATTTATTGGTCCAGGAACCGTTACCGTATGCAGTCTTGCAGGTGTGGCCTATGGTTATAGTCTGCTATGGGCTTTACTTGTTTCCTTAATTGCCTGTATCGTGTTGCAGGAGATGTCTGCCAGGCTTGGCCTGGTAACGGGCAAAGGTCTAAGTGATTCCATACGTCAATCCATAACATCTCCAGTATTCCGAATAGTAGCGCTAATTCTAATTTTTTCTGCAATTGTAATTGGGAATGCCGCTTACGAAGCTGGTAATATATCTGGAGCGGTCATGGGTGTGCAAAGTATCCTGCCTATTGAGGAAATATCAATTTCTGGAAATGTTATCAATCTTTGGAGCTTTATAATTGGAGGTTCCGCATTTCTACTGCTTTACCTGGGAAGTTATAAGAAGCTGGAAAAAGTATTTATAGGATTGGTAGTTTTAATGAGTCTTGCTTTTATTATCACAGCTTTTCTCACCCAGCCCTCCTGGGCTGGAATTCTTCAAGGCTTTGTGCCGACATCCATAAGTGATGAAATTCTCACGATCATCGCATTGGTGGGAACTACCGTGGTACCTTATAATTTGTTTTTACATGCATCTTTGGTTGGTGAGAAATGGACAGGTGTCAAACATCTTAAAACTGTACAGAGAGAACTGGTGTTTTCGATCATTCTTGGTGGACTCGTTTCTATGGCTATCTTAATATGCGCAGCTTCTTCCGGATTGAGCTCAATTGATGATGTAGCTGGTCTGGCAGTAGGACTGGAGCCATTGTTTGGAAGTATGGCAACTACATTTCTAGCGATCGGATTACTGGCAGCTGGGATCACCTCGTCCATAACAGCCCCTTTGGCAGCAGCTTATGTTGTGAAAGGTTGTCTTGGATGGAAGGCTGGAATGGCCGACTGGAGGTTTAAAGCTGTGTGGATGAGCATAATTATTCTAGGTGTGTTTTTTAGCTCCCTGGGAATTAAACCGGTCGAGATCATTCAGTTTGCGCAGGTAGCTAATGGAATTGTGCTTCCAGTTATTGCAATATTCCTCTTATGGATCGTCAATCAGGAATCAATTCTGGGTAAATTCAGAAATTCAGCCTTTCAAAACATAATTGGTATCTTGGTAATTGCCCTGGCTATATTCCTGGGCGCGAAATCAATTTATACAGTAATACAGAATTTATGA
- the pxpA gene encoding 5-oxoprolinase subunit PxpA: MMKQTIHINCDLGEGGEFDEKLMPLISACNIACGGHAGNLETMHRTVRLALENNVEIGAHPSYPDRANFGRNHMEMTAEELKLSIEGQVLSLKQIVESEGGKLSHVKLHGALYNDAAKDRNISKVVMRSLEDLGDDFRLFVPVNSQLGELALGRFELYYEAFADRNYEKNYGLVPRSKSHAIIEDRKMVFQHVRSIYNENKILLQNGEFLEAQANTFCVHSDTPSAVEILQYLQRKLAAENIYIKS, encoded by the coding sequence ATGATGAAACAAACCATCCATATAAATTGTGATCTTGGAGAAGGAGGAGAGTTTGACGAGAAGTTAATGCCACTTATTTCTGCCTGCAATATTGCCTGTGGAGGACATGCCGGAAACCTTGAAACCATGCATAGAACTGTAAGGCTGGCTCTTGAAAATAACGTAGAAATTGGAGCTCATCCATCCTATCCAGACCGGGCAAACTTCGGAAGAAATCATATGGAAATGACTGCTGAAGAATTGAAACTTTCCATCGAAGGACAGGTACTAAGTCTGAAGCAAATTGTGGAATCTGAAGGGGGGAAATTAAGTCATGTTAAATTGCACGGTGCTCTCTATAATGATGCTGCTAAAGATAGGAATATTTCCAAAGTAGTAATGAGGAGTCTTGAAGATCTTGGAGATGATTTTAGGCTGTTCGTGCCTGTAAATTCCCAGCTGGGAGAACTTGCTTTAGGCAGATTTGAACTCTATTATGAAGCATTTGCAGATCGAAATTATGAGAAAAATTATGGTTTGGTTCCTCGATCAAAATCGCATGCGATCATCGAGGATAGGAAGATGGTTTTTCAACACGTGAGAAGTATATATAATGAGAACAAAATCCTATTGCAAAACGGTGAATTTTTGGAGGCCCAGGCAAACACATTTTGCGTGCATTCTGATACTCCTTCAGCGGTGGAGATTCTGCAGTATTTACAACGTAAATTAGCAGCGGAAAATATCTATATTAAATCCTGA
- the pxpB gene encoding 5-oxoprolinase subunit PxpB, with protein MINWKSVSKLGDRGILIEFPQEISEKTLQSILDTKAKLSKIKLEQKVEITNTYNSILISYPLTIRDVYSELNKVSEALGTTNISKNINKRIFKIPVCYEAEYAPDLDGVAALKRMKKDEVISLHSTPEYLVYFIGFLPGFLYLGGMDKKIATPRKNIPRKIVEKGSVGIAEDQTGIYPQESPGGWQIIGRTPLDFFNVKNEIPSPFIAGDFVQFYPVSNSEYLQIKEKVKNGIYEFEIVKSNG; from the coding sequence ATGATCAATTGGAAGAGTGTATCGAAATTGGGAGATCGCGGAATTTTGATAGAATTCCCTCAGGAAATTTCAGAAAAAACGCTTCAATCGATACTGGACACAAAAGCTAAGCTATCAAAAATAAAACTTGAACAAAAGGTTGAAATAACTAACACATACAACTCGATACTAATAAGTTATCCTTTAACTATAAGAGATGTCTATAGTGAGTTGAATAAGGTTTCCGAAGCTCTTGGAACTACGAATATATCAAAAAATATTAACAAGCGAATTTTCAAGATCCCAGTTTGTTATGAGGCAGAATATGCTCCGGATCTGGACGGTGTAGCCGCGCTAAAAAGGATGAAAAAAGACGAAGTGATTTCCCTTCATTCCACTCCGGAATACCTCGTGTATTTTATCGGCTTTTTACCTGGCTTTTTATACCTGGGTGGAATGGATAAAAAAATTGCAACTCCGCGAAAAAACATTCCTCGCAAAATCGTTGAAAAAGGTAGCGTTGGAATTGCGGAAGATCAAACTGGAATTTATCCACAGGAGAGTCCGGGTGGATGGCAAATAATTGGTAGAACACCACTGGATTTTTTTAATGTGAAAAATGAAATTCCCAGTCCATTTATAGCTGGAGATTTTGTGCAATTTTATCCTGTAAGTAATTCGGAATATCTCCAAATTAAAGAAAAGGTGAAGAATGGAATTTATGAATTCGAAATCGTCAAATCCAATGGGTGA
- a CDS encoding biotin-dependent carboxyltransferase family protein, with protein MGEIVVKQPGLFSTIQDFGRYGSRKYGVPEGGIMDRYAFKICNLILGNSENDAVLEITFLGPVLEFRTATNICVGGANLTPKINNLEIELNTAYQVKAGDILSFGKRKSGFRSYLAIKNGFQSPQILGSRSWFEAVTGNHRLQKNQLLHYQTSEPISKNPHSAIHVNTDYLNSEIIETYEGPEFGKLPESVQKHIFQQKFKVSGDSNRMAVQFEESINNDLKGIHTSPVMPGSVQLTPSGNLIVLMRDCQTTGGYPRVLQLSEYGIQVLSQKMPGEVVQFCAKS; from the coding sequence ATGGGTGAAATAGTTGTCAAACAGCCAGGATTATTCTCCACGATTCAGGATTTCGGAAGATATGGATCTAGAAAATATGGTGTTCCTGAGGGTGGAATCATGGATAGATATGCCTTCAAGATCTGCAACCTTATTCTCGGGAATTCTGAAAATGATGCAGTATTGGAAATAACTTTTTTAGGGCCTGTTCTTGAATTTAGGACTGCTACGAATATTTGCGTTGGAGGAGCAAATCTTACTCCGAAGATTAACAATTTAGAGATCGAATTAAACACTGCTTATCAAGTAAAGGCTGGAGATATTCTTTCCTTCGGAAAAAGGAAATCTGGATTCCGGTCCTACCTCGCGATTAAAAATGGTTTTCAATCTCCGCAAATTCTGGGAAGTCGAAGTTGGTTCGAAGCTGTTACAGGAAATCATAGACTTCAGAAGAACCAGCTTTTACATTATCAAACTTCAGAACCTATCAGCAAAAATCCTCATTCAGCTATACACGTAAATACAGATTACCTCAATTCAGAAATAATCGAAACTTATGAAGGACCAGAATTTGGAAAACTACCAGAATCTGTACAAAAGCATATTTTTCAGCAGAAATTTAAGGTGAGTGGTGATAGCAACCGGATGGCTGTACAATTTGAAGAATCGATAAATAATGACCTCAAAGGCATTCACACTTCCCCGGTCATGCCTGGAAGCGTTCAACTTACCCCATCAGGAAATCTGATCGTGCTTATGAGGGACTGTCAAACTACGGGAGGTTATCCAAGGGTTTTACAGCTATCAGAGTATGGAATCCAGGTGCTTTCTCAAAAAATGCCCGGCGAAGTTGTGCAATTTTGTGCGAAGTCTTAA
- a CDS encoding sensor histidine kinase, translating to MLRKEEIILILYFILVIVLLTVFTVFFVITYQKRKNKILQEKFEAEQQFLIELNNTKIEIQEATLKNVSWELHDNIGQLLSVASIQLNILLKRSSENAAPAVTEIKELVANSLNEVRSLSRTLNNEVIHTTGLHKSVRDELDRYNRMDILQAELEITGESREIKPESEIIIFRIMQEFFNNVIKYAEASSLQVQLNYLEDSLQIHAKDNGKGFDDSEVEKGSGIINMYSRAKLINAKIDIQSKVGEGTSLKLNYPIQITSNV from the coding sequence ATGCTTCGGAAGGAAGAGATCATTCTAATTCTCTATTTTATACTGGTGATCGTTCTACTCACCGTATTCACCGTTTTTTTTGTGATCACTTATCAGAAGCGGAAGAATAAGATCTTACAGGAGAAATTTGAGGCAGAACAACAATTTTTAATAGAACTCAATAATACGAAGATAGAGATACAGGAAGCTACATTGAAGAATGTAAGCTGGGAACTCCATGATAATATCGGTCAGTTACTATCTGTGGCCAGTATCCAGTTGAACATACTTTTAAAAAGATCCAGTGAGAATGCCGCTCCAGCAGTTACAGAGATCAAAGAACTGGTGGCAAATTCATTAAATGAAGTTCGTTCACTCTCCAGAACTCTAAATAATGAAGTAATTCATACAACCGGGTTACACAAATCTGTTCGAGACGAGCTGGATCGTTATAATCGTATGGATATCCTGCAGGCAGAATTGGAAATTACAGGTGAATCCCGGGAAATTAAACCTGAAAGTGAGATCATTATATTCCGGATCATGCAGGAGTTTTTTAATAATGTCATCAAATATGCCGAGGCTTCTTCACTTCAGGTTCAGTTAAACTATCTGGAAGATTCACTGCAGATCCATGCAAAGGATAACGGAAAAGGTTTCGATGATTCTGAAGTAGAAAAAGGTTCTGGAATAATCAACATGTATAGCAGGGCCAAGCTAATCAATGCTAAAATTGATATCCAAAGTAAAGTTGGAGAAGGAACTTCTCTGAAATTAAACTATCCTATTCAAATAACCAGCAATGTCTAA
- a CDS encoding response regulator transcription factor: MSKNISIVDDHKLFASSLRVLVNSFEGFKVLNYFKNGQELVEHVQSGLELPDVLLLDMRMPVMDGLQTMTWLKEHHPDLKVLALTVDQEDETIIRMLKLGARGYLLKDIDPDEFELALNRIVETGYYTNQLISEAYRNEGKAEKYEVLTGREQEFLSYACSELTYKAIASEMNLSPKTVENYRESLFSKLRVKSRVGLVMVAIKEGYFKI; encoded by the coding sequence ATGTCTAAAAATATAAGCATAGTCGATGATCATAAGTTGTTCGCAAGTTCATTGCGGGTTCTGGTGAATTCCTTCGAAGGTTTCAAGGTGCTTAATTATTTTAAAAATGGTCAGGAGCTTGTAGAGCATGTGCAAAGTGGCCTGGAACTTCCTGATGTTTTATTATTGGATATGAGAATGCCAGTAATGGACGGTCTACAGACAATGACCTGGTTAAAAGAACATCACCCAGATCTTAAAGTTCTGGCCCTCACTGTAGATCAGGAAGATGAAACGATCATCAGGATGTTGAAACTCGGTGCTCGCGGATATCTTCTGAAGGATATAGATCCTGATGAATTCGAACTAGCTTTAAACAGGATCGTTGAAACAGGTTATTATACGAATCAGTTGATTTCTGAAGCTTATAGAAATGAAGGAAAAGCTGAGAAGTATGAAGTTCTTACCGGCAGGGAGCAGGAGTTTTTAAGTTACGCCTGTAGTGAGCTTACTTATAAAGCGATCGCTTCAGAAATGAATCTTAGTCCTAAAACTGTTGAGAATTATAGGGAGAGTCTTTTCAGCAAGTTACGGGTTAAGAGTAGAGTAGGCCTGGTTATGGTTGCCATTAAAGAAGGGTATTTCAAGATCTGA